The proteins below are encoded in one region of Knoellia sp. S7-12:
- a CDS encoding AraC family transcriptional regulator — MDAFSAVLDGPRARGAFLLRIVLAAPWGVRIEDEAPLTVITIVTGSAWVLDDDGERLRLRAGDVALIRGPRPYLFADSPDTAPQVRVDTDQHCWSIEGGRSLADEMSLGVRTWGNTDLAAADATVSLVGAYDLTSQITPLLVGLLPRTAVIRGGDWTSPVRDLLVAEVGRDAAGQGVVLDRLLDLVLIEALRHWFTTRADDAPTWWLAAEDDLVGPAIRAMQTDPARGWTVDALARHTGMSRAAFARRFHELVGTPPMTFLTQWRLSLAADLLRDTDSTIAAVARDVGYGGPFALSAAFSRRYSASPTAYRKNVRARTRHPA; from the coding sequence ATGGACGCGTTCAGTGCTGTGCTCGACGGCCCCCGGGCTCGAGGCGCCTTCCTGTTGCGCATCGTGCTGGCGGCGCCGTGGGGTGTGCGGATCGAGGACGAGGCTCCGCTCACGGTCATCACCATCGTCACCGGCAGCGCCTGGGTCCTTGACGACGACGGTGAGCGACTGCGCCTTCGCGCTGGCGACGTCGCCCTCATCCGCGGTCCACGGCCCTACCTCTTCGCGGACTCCCCGGACACTGCGCCCCAGGTGCGCGTTGACACGGACCAGCACTGCTGGTCGATCGAGGGCGGCCGCAGCCTTGCCGACGAGATGAGCCTCGGAGTGCGGACCTGGGGCAACACCGACCTCGCTGCCGCCGATGCGACGGTCTCGCTCGTCGGTGCCTACGACCTGACCAGCCAGATCACTCCGCTGCTCGTCGGGCTCCTCCCCCGCACGGCCGTCATCCGTGGCGGCGACTGGACCTCGCCGGTGCGCGACCTGTTGGTGGCTGAGGTCGGACGCGACGCCGCCGGCCAGGGCGTCGTCCTCGACCGGCTCCTCGACCTCGTGCTCATCGAGGCGCTGCGGCACTGGTTCACCACCCGCGCCGACGATGCTCCGACGTGGTGGCTGGCCGCGGAGGACGATCTCGTCGGTCCGGCAATCAGGGCCATGCAGACCGATCCGGCGCGCGGCTGGACGGTCGACGCTTTGGCCCGGCACACCGGCATGTCACGGGCGGCGTTCGCCCGGCGCTTCCACGAACTCGTGGGGACGCCGCCGATGACATTCCTCACCCAGTGGCGGCTCTCGCTCGCCGCCGATCTGCTGCGGGACACCGATTCCACCATCGCCGCGGTCGCGCGCGACGTGGGCTACGGCGGCCCGTTCGCGCTGAGCGCGGCATTCAGCCGACGCTACTCAGCCAGCCCGACGGCATACCGAAAGAACGTGCGCGCCCGCACCCGCCACCCAGCCTGA